In the genome of Spirochaetia bacterium, one region contains:
- a CDS encoding ABC transporter ATP-binding protein/permease — protein sequence MSKEKKENWLFSLLTYAAYCKIKLIVSVLFSIASIVAGLVPYLSVYRIIQTYMQDKFTMEGILPWVGLAAVAYLAKTLCFGISTMLSHISAYTILEKLRLRVIDKFLKAPLGTVTAKSIGEIKDMIVDKIESIEPPLAHMIPEVSGNLVLPIISIIILLTINWKVALASLITIPLTLIPLSILLKSNEENYGKYMQSRNAVNSAIVEYVEGIQVIKTFGQEGKSYEKFSKAILTYKKFILGWMSGTWIPAKLCIALFPSTLLGTLPIGLLLCSNGTLSPDRLCLCVMIAMSMVGSLAHLEVFMNEIKQMGFVIDESQRFLNMQSLPERQDKATIDNHVIKLSDVQFSYTGKEEILHGISLTLPQHSFTALVGPSGGGKSTIAKLIARFWDVSAGKIEIGGTDIRMIPLAQLSSLVSFVTQDNFLFRCSILENIRIGKPDATDEEVYRAAKAAQCDQFIMKLEKGYETPAGEAGNRLSGGEKQRIALARMILKNAPIIILDEATAFTDPENEDKLQLAISAISKNKTLLVIAHRLSTIKHADNIVVLEKGTIIAQGNQEELLQRCQLYKNMWKAHIGSKAWAVSQQKENNANV from the coding sequence GTGAGCAAAGAAAAAAAAGAAAACTGGTTGTTTTCGCTGCTGACCTATGCAGCATATTGTAAAATCAAGCTGATCGTTTCGGTATTGTTTTCCATTGCCAGCATCGTTGCAGGATTGGTACCTTATCTGAGCGTCTACAGAATCATACAGACATACATGCAAGACAAGTTCACCATGGAGGGAATCTTACCATGGGTAGGATTAGCGGCCGTAGCTTACCTAGCCAAGACTCTATGCTTCGGCATCTCGACCATGCTGTCACATATCAGCGCCTATACAATCCTGGAAAAGCTCCGCCTGCGTGTCATTGACAAATTCCTAAAAGCGCCCTTGGGTACGGTTACAGCAAAATCAATCGGCGAAATCAAAGATATGATCGTTGATAAAATCGAAAGTATCGAACCTCCCCTGGCTCATATGATACCTGAAGTTTCCGGCAATCTGGTACTTCCTATCATCAGCATCATCATCCTGCTGACCATCAACTGGAAGGTAGCACTCGCATCCTTGATAACAATTCCATTGACCTTGATCCCCCTTTCCATACTGCTGAAGAGCAATGAGGAAAATTACGGCAAGTATATGCAATCAAGAAATGCCGTGAACAGTGCAATAGTGGAATATGTAGAAGGTATACAGGTCATCAAGACTTTCGGGCAAGAAGGAAAATCCTATGAGAAATTCTCAAAAGCCATCTTGACATACAAGAAATTCATCCTTGGCTGGATGTCCGGCACATGGATACCCGCAAAGCTATGCATAGCCCTGTTTCCTTCTACATTGTTGGGTACGCTTCCTATAGGTCTTTTACTATGCTCAAATGGTACGCTTTCACCAGACAGACTTTGCCTGTGTGTCATGATTGCAATGTCAATGGTAGGTTCCCTTGCTCATCTTGAAGTATTCATGAACGAAATCAAGCAGATGGGATTTGTCATAGATGAGTCCCAACGTTTCCTGAACATGCAGAGCCTGCCTGAACGACAGGACAAAGCAACGATAGACAATCATGTAATCAAACTTTCCGACGTACAGTTTTCCTATACAGGAAAAGAAGAAATATTACATGGCATCAGCCTAACCCTACCACAGCACAGCTTTACCGCTTTGGTAGGACCATCAGGAGGCGGCAAGTCGACCATAGCGAAGCTGATTGCCCGTTTCTGGGATGTATCAGCTGGAAAAATTGAAATCGGAGGCACGGATATCAGAATGATACCGCTCGCGCAACTTTCATCACTTGTCAGTTTCGTTACACAGGACAATTTCCTGTTCCGCTGTTCCATACTTGAAAATATCAGGATCGGAAAACCAGATGCAACTGATGAAGAAGTCTACAGAGCTGCGAAAGCCGCCCAATGTGACCAATTCATCATGAAGTTGGAAAAAGGATATGAGACTCCCGCAGGTGAAGCAGGCAATCGGCTTTCCGGTGGCGAGAAACAAAGGATAGCCCTTGCAAGGATGATCCTGAAAAATGCACCGATCATCATCCTTGACGAAGCAACAGCTTTTACCGATCCAGAAAATGAAGACAAGCTTCAGCTTGCAATCTCTGCAATATCAAAAAACAAGACGCTGCTTGTGATAGCCCATAGGCTTTCAACTATCAAACATGCAGACAACATTGTCGTATTGGAAAAAGGTACGATCATTGCTCAAGGCAACCAAGAAGAACTGCTGCAAAGATGTCAGCTTTACAAGAACATGTGGAAAGCTCATATAGGGTCAAAAGCCTGGGCTGTTTCACAGCAGAAGGAGAACAATGCCAATGTATAG
- a CDS encoding AraC family transcriptional regulator, with translation MKWYSMQLDSQPMAKLSANSECKAYQLSNETGNGVMTIYEVLPGILLFYNDYHMAYFHSKLHTTDNLFCIDYCREGRLEYHVGEKTLSYVEADDLKFDRRVRHTGLFAFPLSHYHGITVSIKLPLAAEFFNEKLPEFSIDLYSLQQKFCSDSNPMVIHGLPEITHIFKELYDVPTSIRRSYFKIKVIELLLCLRALELPSNQEERPYFYKSQVEKIKAMFTLVTKHPEQHYTMKELSEQFDIPLTPMKNCFKCVYGNPISTYMRVYRMNRAAEFLRQDKDSSVAEIAGRVGYDSPSKFAAAFKKIMGKTPLEYRKNSFSAK, from the coding sequence ATGAAATGGTACAGCATGCAACTGGATTCCCAACCCATGGCAAAACTTTCTGCAAACAGTGAATGCAAAGCATATCAGCTCAGCAATGAAACGGGAAATGGCGTCATGACCATCTATGAAGTACTCCCAGGTATCCTCTTGTTTTACAATGATTATCACATGGCCTACTTTCATTCAAAACTGCATACGACAGACAATCTGTTCTGTATCGATTATTGCAGGGAAGGCCGCCTGGAATACCATGTAGGAGAGAAAACCTTGTCCTATGTCGAAGCCGACGATCTGAAATTTGACCGACGGGTAAGGCATACAGGCCTTTTTGCGTTTCCACTGTCCCATTATCACGGAATTACCGTCTCAATCAAATTACCTTTGGCAGCAGAATTCTTCAATGAAAAGTTACCTGAATTTTCCATTGACCTGTATAGCTTACAACAGAAATTCTGTTCAGACAGCAATCCGATGGTCATCCATGGACTTCCAGAAATTACTCATATTTTCAAAGAACTCTATGATGTACCGACAAGCATCAGACGCTCTTACTTCAAGATCAAGGTCATAGAACTGCTGCTCTGCCTCCGGGCCCTTGAGCTTCCAAGCAATCAGGAAGAACGTCCCTATTTCTACAAATCGCAAGTAGAAAAGATAAAGGCAATGTTTACCTTGGTAACCAAGCACCCCGAACAGCATTACACAATGAAAGAGCTTTCTGAACAATTTGATATTCCTCTCACACCGATGAAGAACTGTTTCAAATGTGTCTATGGCAATCCTATCAGTACATACATGCGAGTCTATCGCATGAATCGTGCAGCAGAATTCCTCAGGCAGGACAAAGACAGTTCCGTAGCAGAAATTGCAGGACGCGTAGGCTATGACAGCCCAAGCAAATTTGCAGCAGCCTTCAAGAAAATCATGGGAAAGACACCATTGGAGTATCGCAAAAACAGTTTCTCTGCAAAATAG
- a CDS encoding energy-coupling factor ABC transporter ATP-binding protein, whose translation MVSIKRVSFSYPGRPQTLNDFSLDVADGECILLCGESGCGKTTVTKLINGLIPHFTAGTFTSGTVSAENLSVSESELYELALHIGSVFQNPKSQFFNLDATSELAFGLENQGSAPSYIHMRLRHTVSTLHLESLMKRNIFAMSGGEKQLLAFASVYMMHPSVFLLDEPTANLDNKTIELLRAQIALLKRQGHTIIIAEHRLWFLSDLIDRAVFIKQGHIQQIFSGASFFALPDTKRKAMGLRSLVQTELNLPTALPPGSTKGLSVENLACSFGKGKPIFEKLSFSAIPGEILAICGRNGIGKTTLIRCLCGFVRQYSGTILIDGQKTNRKKRQKQAYCVMQDVNHQLFSDSVSGECLLSNHGYTGQQIKQILEHFDLLPFEEIHPMALSGGQKQRLAITTAILSRKQLLIFDEPTSGLDYVHMIKVAKAIKELANKGSTVIVVTHDKEFIRHVCDRILVL comes from the coding sequence ATGGTCTCAATCAAAAGGGTATCTTTCAGCTATCCAGGCAGACCACAGACACTCAATGATTTTTCATTGGATGTTGCTGATGGTGAATGTATACTGCTCTGCGGAGAATCAGGATGTGGGAAAACAACCGTTACCAAACTTATCAATGGCTTGATTCCACATTTTACGGCAGGTACGTTTACAAGCGGTACTGTATCTGCAGAAAATCTTTCCGTATCTGAAAGCGAGCTATACGAACTTGCCTTGCATATAGGATCAGTATTCCAAAACCCCAAAAGTCAATTTTTCAATCTCGATGCAACCAGTGAACTTGCCTTTGGGTTGGAGAACCAAGGATCTGCACCATCCTATATCCATATGCGCCTGCGCCATACTGTCAGCACCCTTCATCTCGAATCTCTTATGAAACGGAATATTTTTGCAATGTCCGGAGGTGAAAAACAATTGCTGGCCTTTGCTTCTGTCTATATGATGCATCCTTCGGTTTTTCTCCTGGACGAACCGACGGCAAACCTTGACAACAAGACAATAGAGCTGCTGAGAGCCCAGATTGCCCTTCTGAAACGACAAGGACATACAATCATCATTGCAGAACACCGTCTCTGGTTTCTATCTGATCTTATTGACCGTGCAGTTTTTATCAAGCAAGGTCATATCCAGCAGATATTCTCAGGAGCTTCTTTCTTTGCATTGCCTGATACAAAGCGAAAGGCCATGGGATTACGATCATTGGTACAGACTGAACTGAATTTACCTACTGCATTACCTCCGGGAAGTACAAAGGGACTGTCAGTAGAAAACCTTGCCTGTAGTTTTGGAAAAGGCAAACCCATTTTCGAAAAACTATCTTTCTCTGCAATACCTGGAGAGATATTGGCAATATGTGGCAGAAATGGCATAGGAAAAACAACCTTGATCCGTTGCTTGTGTGGCTTTGTACGTCAATATAGCGGGACTATTCTGATTGATGGTCAAAAAACGAATAGGAAAAAACGGCAAAAACAGGCATACTGCGTGATGCAGGATGTAAACCATCAGCTGTTTTCCGACAGTGTATCGGGAGAATGCCTGCTGTCAAATCATGGATATACAGGACAGCAGATCAAGCAGATTCTTGAACATTTCGATCTTTTGCCTTTTGAGGAAATACATCCGATGGCACTTTCAGGAGGCCAGAAACAGCGGCTTGCCATAACAACTGCAATCCTCTCTAGAAAGCAATTGCTTATATTTGACGAACCTACCAGTGGGCTCGACTATGTCCACATGATAAAGGTTGCAAAAGCAATCAAGGAGCTGGCAAACAAAGGGAGTACGGTGATTGTCGTTACCCATGACAAGGAGTTTATCCGACATGTCTGTGATAGAATACTTGTATTGTAG
- a CDS encoding energy-coupling factor transporter transmembrane protein EcfT, giving the protein MQLRLSIDPRTGILLLVLSNIIAYRQNPFSIESGWIASLCFMTFFCTHRSTAVKWVLYYLVLLGLQHYILPNSPKFIATSFSILVTYARKILPCLIIGLLMIREIPLSRFIVGLRKLHLPQQLIVAISVTIRYFPAIREESGYIHDAMKLRDIHGLKKIECLSVPLILSATSTAEELSAAAVTRGIENPVKKTSIITLKMKTFDWITCGIGLMFTIASFRSLWQGAF; this is encoded by the coding sequence ATGCAGTTACGCTTATCCATTGACCCCAGGACCGGCATACTGCTCCTGGTTCTGTCAAACATAATTGCCTACCGGCAGAATCCTTTTTCCATCGAATCCGGTTGGATAGCAAGCCTATGTTTCATGACATTTTTCTGCACGCATAGAAGTACTGCAGTAAAATGGGTATTGTATTACCTTGTACTTCTAGGATTACAGCATTACATACTTCCGAACTCCCCAAAATTCATCGCGACCAGCTTTTCAATCCTTGTTACCTATGCCAGGAAGATTCTCCCCTGCCTGATCATCGGTCTGTTGATGATCAGGGAAATCCCATTGAGCCGTTTTATCGTAGGCTTGAGAAAACTGCACTTGCCTCAACAATTGATAGTTGCAATCTCCGTTACCATACGTTATTTCCCAGCTATCAGAGAAGAATCCGGTTATATCCATGATGCAATGAAACTTAGGGATATCCATGGACTAAAGAAAATAGAATGCCTATCAGTCCCCCTTATACTGTCAGCCACATCAACTGCTGAAGAATTATCAGCAGCAGCCGTGACACGTGGTATTGAAAATCCAGTAAAGAAAACAAGTATCATTACACTGAAAATGAAAACCTTTGATTGGATTACCTGCGGTATTGGCCTTATGTTTACAATTGCTTCATTCAGGTCGCTATGGCAAGGAGCCTTCTGA
- a CDS encoding MptD family putative ECF transporter S component, whose translation MDSQTGKNGGLKGKDLISIGIFSAIYFVINFIFMLLGGIHPIMWILMPAFIAVCTGIPFMLMCAKVQKTGAVALMGFITGLIYFVTGQFTAIILITFLVSCTLAELCRAVSKYESFRGNILAFMCFSLGMTGSPLPMWLMKDQFLNQISSQGMPAAYVATLRTFISPAMFVVLFIAPLLGAFLGALIAKGMFHKHFIKAGIV comes from the coding sequence ATGGATTCACAGACCGGTAAGAATGGAGGACTGAAAGGAAAAGACCTCATCTCGATAGGTATCTTTTCGGCAATCTACTTTGTCATAAATTTCATTTTCATGCTTTTGGGAGGCATACACCCCATCATGTGGATACTGATGCCTGCTTTCATTGCCGTATGCACAGGGATTCCCTTCATGCTGATGTGTGCAAAGGTGCAAAAAACCGGAGCCGTGGCATTGATGGGATTCATTACAGGATTGATTTATTTCGTGACAGGACAATTTACAGCTATCATACTCATCACATTCCTTGTTTCCTGCACATTGGCTGAACTCTGCCGTGCAGTTTCAAAATATGAAAGTTTCAGAGGCAACATACTGGCCTTCATGTGTTTTTCCCTTGGCATGACCGGGTCTCCACTTCCGATGTGGCTCATGAAAGACCAATTCCTCAACCAGATTTCTTCACAAGGGATGCCCGCAGCCTATGTAGCGACTCTCAGGACATTCATTTCTCCGGCAATGTTTGTCGTCCTTTTCATTGCTCCGCTCCTAGGCGCCTTTCTCGGAGCACTTATTGCAAAAGGTATGTTTCATAAGCATTTTATAAAAGCAGGGATCGTCTAG
- a CDS encoding AraC family transcriptional regulator, translated as MRYLSYKEQRQHGTLAFPMAYYFLTKEHPRYRMILHWHPESEFIRVLSGKLKIIIDNTVHMLEPGTLLYIPGGCLHSGHPLGCCYECLVFDLRLLQKDTNACTAKIGEFLSKERQVWTELPIDEDFQHSVDLLFQAMSHRREGYEFLALGSLYTIFGLIIRKKFYTEQKLTKFVTARKLGKFKKVLQFIEENYSDQLTLATLAELAGMDSKYFCTFFKQMTGRPPIDYLNAYRIECACEQFATTSFSIIDVAYNVGFHDASYFTKTFRKYKGVCPREYLSKQQHSRQQAI; from the coding sequence ATGCGCTATTTGTCTTACAAGGAACAACGGCAACATGGGACACTAGCATTTCCCATGGCATATTATTTTTTAACAAAAGAGCATCCCCGTTACAGGATGATACTCCATTGGCATCCGGAAAGTGAATTCATACGTGTATTGTCAGGCAAATTGAAAATAATCATAGACAATACTGTACATATGCTTGAACCAGGAACATTATTGTATATCCCCGGAGGCTGCCTACACAGCGGACATCCCCTCGGTTGCTGCTATGAATGCTTGGTCTTTGACCTTCGGCTCCTGCAAAAAGACACAAATGCCTGTACTGCAAAGATAGGAGAATTCCTCAGCAAGGAACGGCAGGTATGGACAGAATTGCCTATTGATGAAGATTTCCAACACTCCGTAGACCTTTTGTTCCAAGCAATGTCCCACCGAAGGGAAGGCTATGAATTCTTGGCCTTAGGCAGCCTCTATACAATCTTCGGACTGATCATAAGGAAAAAGTTCTATACTGAACAGAAACTGACGAAATTCGTTACCGCAAGAAAACTGGGAAAATTCAAGAAAGTCCTTCAATTCATTGAAGAGAATTACAGTGATCAATTGACACTCGCCACCTTGGCAGAATTGGCTGGCATGGACAGCAAATATTTCTGTACCTTCTTCAAACAGATGACAGGAAGGCCACCTATAGACTATCTCAATGCATACAGGATCGAATGTGCCTGTGAACAATTTGCCACTACTTCATTCTCCATCATCGATGTAGCCTACAATGTAGGTTTCCATGATGCCAGCTACTTTACAAAGACCTTCAGGAAATATAAAGGAGTCTGTCCAAGAGAATATCTAAGCAAACAGCAGCACAGTAGGCAACAAGCCATTTGA
- a CDS encoding L-fucose isomerase, translating into MNEQRMIGGHPTIGIRPIIDARIGFLNVRGSLEKQTMQMAQSAAALFRDNLRYSDGTAVKVVISDTTIGRVAEAARCAEQFRREGVSITLSVTPCWCYGSETMDMDKHTIKGVWGLNATERPGAVYLACVLAAHAQKGLPAFGIYGKDVQEADDATIPDDVREKLLRFGRAAVAAASMRGASFLQIGSQCMGIAGSAINQDFFEEYLGMRVESVDEVEILRRMKEHIYDEKEVKRAIAWAWKNCPIGFNKNPKEVQRSEAETKEEFEFVVKMAVIVKDLMNGNPNLPKGREEEMLGHNAIAAGFQGQRQWTDHYPDCDFGEAILNTTFDWNGTREPYILATENDTLNGVSMLFMKLLTHRAQMFSDVRTYWSEASVRKATGYQLEGKAKENGGFLHLINSGATALDACGLCTDEKGEPVMKRWYEVTEEDQKKMLGATTWCEADNGYFRGGGFSSRFITEAQMPATMIRLNLIKGLGPVLQIAEGWTVKLPREVSESLWKRTDYTWPCTWFTPRCDGKDGPFKSAYDVMNNWGANHGAISYGHIGADLITLCSILRIPVCMHNVPQEDIFRPACWNAFGMDKEGQDYRACLNYGPLYK; encoded by the coding sequence ATGAATGAACAACGAATGATAGGGGGACATCCCACTATAGGTATCAGACCGATAATTGATGCTAGGATTGGGTTCCTCAATGTAAGAGGTTCCTTGGAGAAACAGACAATGCAGATGGCGCAGTCCGCTGCAGCCCTATTCAGGGATAACCTTAGGTATTCTGACGGGACAGCGGTAAAGGTTGTCATCAGTGATACGACAATCGGAAGAGTAGCTGAGGCTGCACGGTGTGCAGAGCAGTTCCGTAGGGAAGGTGTTTCCATTACCCTTTCTGTTACGCCTTGCTGGTGCTATGGTTCAGAGACAATGGACATGGATAAGCATACGATCAAAGGTGTATGGGGGCTCAATGCAACCGAACGTCCCGGTGCTGTCTATCTTGCCTGTGTACTTGCTGCGCATGCCCAGAAAGGCCTTCCGGCTTTCGGCATCTATGGCAAGGATGTACAGGAAGCTGATGATGCGACGATTCCTGATGATGTGAGGGAAAAACTGCTTCGATTCGGAAGAGCGGCAGTGGCAGCAGCTTCCATGCGCGGTGCTTCTTTCCTGCAGATAGGGTCCCAGTGCATGGGCATAGCAGGAAGTGCCATCAACCAGGATTTCTTTGAAGAATACTTGGGCATGAGAGTAGAATCTGTAGATGAGGTTGAGATTCTCCGTCGGATGAAAGAACACATCTATGATGAGAAGGAAGTTAAGCGGGCAATTGCCTGGGCATGGAAAAACTGTCCCATCGGATTCAACAAGAATCCAAAGGAAGTACAGCGCAGTGAGGCAGAAACGAAGGAAGAATTCGAATTCGTTGTCAAGATGGCTGTCATCGTCAAGGATTTGATGAACGGTAACCCGAATCTTCCCAAAGGGCGGGAAGAGGAAATGCTCGGCCATAATGCCATTGCTGCGGGATTCCAGGGACAACGTCAATGGACTGACCATTATCCTGATTGTGATTTCGGTGAAGCCATCCTCAATACGACCTTTGATTGGAACGGTACAAGGGAGCCTTATATACTTGCTACTGAAAATGATACGCTTAACGGTGTCAGCATGTTGTTCATGAAGTTGCTGACGCATAGGGCACAGATGTTCAGTGATGTGAGGACATACTGGAGTGAGGCTTCGGTCCGCAAGGCCACCGGCTACCAGCTGGAAGGGAAAGCCAAGGAAAACGGTGGATTCCTGCATCTGATCAATTCCGGAGCAACTGCCCTTGATGCCTGCGGACTATGTACCGACGAGAAAGGTGAGCCGGTGATGAAACGATGGTATGAGGTGACCGAAGAAGACCAGAAGAAGATGCTTGGCGCAACGACTTGGTGTGAGGCGGACAACGGCTACTTCCGTGGAGGTGGTTTTTCATCCAGGTTCATTACCGAAGCGCAGATGCCTGCGACGATGATCAGGCTCAATTTGATCAAGGGACTGGGACCTGTGCTGCAGATTGCCGAAGGATGGACCGTAAAGTTGCCCAGGGAAGTCAGTGAATCCCTGTGGAAGCGTACAGACTATACATGGCCGTGTACATGGTTTACACCTCGCTGTGATGGCAAGGACGGTCCGTTCAAGAGTGCCTATGATGTCATGAACAACTGGGGTGCCAACCATGGAGCTATAAGCTATGGGCACATTGGCGCTGATCTCATAACCCTTTGCTCAATCCTGCGTATTCCTGTCTGTATGCATAATGTTCCACAGGAGGATATCTTCCGTCCTGCCTGTTGGAATGCCTTTGGTATGGACAAGGAAGGCCAGGATTACAGGGCCTGTCTGAATTATGGACCTTTATATAAATAA
- a CDS encoding tripartite tricarboxylate transporter substrate binding protein, with protein MKKIFSLLLCIVLSTCLFANGSHEDEADLQISQTDAGAIWPQKTTTIIVPAQAGSSLDLNARVMAEYLQRTTGNAFVIQNDVTGNGTVAYENVRNAAKNGTTLLYTQNLFLQYHGGVYSQNPWDAFDVVGIGQNLSEMYILVAKNGRKEFSNWNELVAYAKANPGKLVAGIQNGGMAHLLTVLLEKDAGIQFKLVEAGSSADKISGILGGYIDVAFVATATGADYVKSGDLLAFMTTTSKRSAYNDTWPTSSELGYKDIVNLAATGIFVPKGTDPKIIAAISNAISGMASDTKVIESDTKLHSIYTHYSPEEATKLLQDYDIALTAAYKMIGR; from the coding sequence ATGAAAAAAATATTTTCATTATTATTATGTATTGTTTTGTCAACATGTTTGTTTGCAAATGGTTCGCATGAAGATGAGGCTGATTTGCAAATTTCTCAAACAGATGCCGGTGCCATTTGGCCACAAAAAACTACGACGATTATTGTACCTGCACAAGCAGGAAGTTCTTTGGATTTAAATGCTAGGGTTATGGCTGAATATCTTCAAAGAACGACTGGAAATGCATTTGTTATTCAAAATGATGTAACAGGTAATGGTACCGTCGCGTATGAGAATGTACGAAATGCTGCAAAGAATGGAACAACATTGCTTTATACGCAAAATTTATTTTTACAATATCATGGAGGTGTATACAGTCAGAATCCATGGGATGCTTTTGATGTTGTAGGAATTGGTCAAAATCTTTCCGAAATGTATATTTTGGTTGCAAAGAATGGACGGAAAGAGTTTTCAAATTGGAATGAGCTTGTTGCATATGCAAAAGCTAATCCTGGGAAATTAGTTGCAGGTATCCAAAATGGTGGTATGGCTCATCTATTGACTGTACTTTTGGAAAAGGATGCTGGAATCCAATTTAAATTGGTAGAGGCTGGTTCATCTGCAGATAAAATTAGTGGTATTCTTGGCGGGTATATTGATGTTGCATTTGTTGCAACTGCAACAGGAGCTGATTATGTAAAATCTGGTGATCTCCTTGCATTTATGACAACAACATCAAAAAGAAGTGCTTATAATGATACTTGGCCTACTTCATCGGAACTTGGTTATAAGGATATTGTTAATCTAGCTGCTACGGGCATATTTGTACCAAAAGGAACTGATCCAAAAATTATTGCAGCAATTAGCAATGCTATAAGTGGAATGGCCTCTGATACAAAAGTTATTGAATCTGATACTAAATTGCATAGTATTTATACTCATTATTCTCCTGAAGAAGCTACGAAACTTTTGCAAGATTATGATATTGCTTTGACTGCTGCTTATAAGATGATTGGTAGGTAA
- a CDS encoding tripartite tricarboxylate transporter TctB family protein, giving the protein MDKKNLSSYKDRICGIIMLILGIVVVIATMVLPDSNLEGDPGPKYFPLFSAILIIGSSLALILKKTDEAAKPFLNKTQWKRLAVMFCVIAGYAFVMWLLGYVISTIITLYYVNYLFCEREGVNTKSSAYRIKTAVYSITITVIIYFVFHKGLQMILPQGLLFK; this is encoded by the coding sequence ATGGATAAGAAAAACCTATCATCCTACAAAGACCGTATTTGTGGAATTATCATGCTGATTTTAGGGATAGTAGTAGTAATCGCGACAATGGTATTGCCTGACTCAAACTTAGAGGGTGATCCTGGCCCAAAATATTTTCCTTTATTTAGTGCGATACTTATTATCGGAAGTAGCCTTGCTCTGATTTTAAAAAAAACTGATGAAGCTGCAAAACCATTTTTAAACAAAACCCAATGGAAAAGGCTTGCTGTTATGTTCTGTGTTATTGCTGGGTATGCATTTGTTATGTGGTTGCTTGGTTATGTTATTTCAACAATTATCACTCTTTATTATGTAAATTATTTGTTTTGTGAACGCGAGGGAGTAAATACAAAATCATCAGCATATCGTATTAAAACTGCAGTTTATTCTATTACAATTACAGTAATTATTTATTTTGTATTTCATAAAGGACTGCAGATGATTCTTCCACAGGGATTACTTTTTAAATAG